A stretch of Paenibacillus mucilaginosus 3016 DNA encodes these proteins:
- a CDS encoding beta-galactosidase trimerization domain-containing protein, producing the protein MRFRQVHLDFHTSEAIPGIGDRFDPGQFQEMLRLGHVDSITLFSKCHHGWAYHPSMANEMHPHLKFDLLGVMIDAAHEIGVRTPVYLSAGLDEKLARRHPEWLIRDADDRTSWVDGFMKPGYHLLCLNSPYLEILLRQIDEVVRHYDADGLFLDIAGVRSCSCHTCRAALLAEGKDPRDAEAVLELGERTYAAYAGRVRETVDAVKPGLPVFHNGGHIQRGRRDLAGMNTHLELESLLTGGWGYDHFPLSARYVQGLGMPYVGMTGRFHTSWGEFGGYKHPNALRYETSLSLANGARCSVGDQLHPSGIMDKASYSLIGAAYAEVERKEPWCTGVRNVADVALLSVEAVQSRLGRAPDERMNVSDSGAVRILLEGKLLFDVIDPDSDFFRYRVLILPDHIPVSGQLKAKLDAYTARGGRLLATGASGLNPEGTGFVLDLGVRYVGVNRYVPDYFRPSFALRSLPEASYVFYAQGRVVETAGVCTVLGVRENPYFNRDAFTFCSHQHTPSTLEDGGPGMVEGRDGIYIAWNVFEDYALKGSLAQKETVLHALDRLLGTGRTLETKLPAQGIVTLMEQPAEKRYVAHLLYASPVRRGGGIEVIEDVIPLYDTEVTIRVGVPVKRVSLAPQLDELPFDSDPEGAVRFRVPKIDCHQMVVLEV; encoded by the coding sequence ATGCGATTTCGTCAGGTTCATCTCGATTTTCATACCTCGGAGGCGATTCCCGGCATCGGGGATCGCTTCGATCCCGGTCAGTTCCAGGAGATGCTCCGGCTCGGCCATGTCGACTCTATCACGCTATTCTCCAAGTGCCACCACGGCTGGGCCTACCATCCCTCGATGGCCAATGAAATGCACCCCCACCTGAAGTTCGATCTGCTCGGCGTCATGATCGATGCGGCCCATGAGATCGGCGTGCGGACGCCCGTGTATCTCTCCGCCGGACTCGACGAGAAGCTGGCCCGCCGGCATCCCGAATGGCTCATCCGTGACGCGGACGACCGTACGAGCTGGGTGGACGGGTTCATGAAGCCCGGCTATCACCTGCTCTGTCTGAACTCCCCCTACCTTGAGATTCTGCTGCGGCAGATTGACGAGGTGGTGCGCCACTACGATGCCGACGGGCTGTTCCTGGACATTGCAGGGGTGCGCAGCTGCTCCTGCCACACCTGCAGGGCCGCCCTGCTGGCGGAGGGCAAAGACCCGCGCGACGCGGAAGCCGTGCTGGAGCTCGGAGAGCGCACGTATGCCGCCTATGCCGGGCGGGTCCGCGAGACGGTCGATGCCGTGAAGCCGGGTCTTCCCGTCTTCCATAACGGCGGCCATATCCAGCGGGGACGCCGGGACCTGGCTGGGATGAACACCCATCTCGAGCTGGAATCGCTGCTTACCGGGGGCTGGGGATACGACCACTTCCCCCTCTCCGCCCGTTATGTCCAGGGACTCGGCATGCCCTATGTCGGCATGACCGGCAGATTCCATACGTCCTGGGGAGAGTTCGGAGGCTACAAGCATCCGAATGCGCTCCGGTATGAGACATCGCTGAGCCTGGCGAACGGCGCGCGCTGCTCCGTCGGCGACCAGCTGCATCCGTCCGGGATCATGGACAAGGCCTCCTACTCGCTCATCGGGGCAGCTTATGCCGAGGTGGAGCGTAAGGAGCCCTGGTGCACGGGAGTCCGGAATGTCGCGGATGTCGCGCTGCTCTCCGTGGAGGCGGTGCAATCCCGCTTGGGGAGGGCACCCGATGAACGTATGAACGTGAGCGACAGCGGTGCGGTCCGCATTCTGCTCGAGGGCAAGCTGCTGTTCGACGTGATTGATCCCGACAGTGATTTTTTCCGCTACCGCGTCCTGATTCTCCCGGATCATATTCCGGTATCAGGTCAGCTGAAGGCCAAGCTGGATGCTTATACCGCGCGGGGAGGCAGACTGCTAGCCACGGGCGCTTCGGGTCTGAACCCGGAGGGCACCGGCTTTGTCCTCGATCTGGGTGTGCGCTACGTGGGCGTGAATCGGTATGTGCCGGATTATTTCCGCCCTTCGTTTGCGCTCCGCAGCCTGCCGGAGGCCTCGTACGTCTTTTATGCTCAGGGGCGTGTGGTAGAGACGGCAGGTGTCTGCACCGTGCTGGGCGTCCGGGAGAACCCTTATTTTAACCGGGATGCGTTCACCTTCTGCTCTCATCAGCATACGCCGAGCACGCTGGAGGACGGCGGCCCCGGGATGGTCGAGGGCCGGGACGGCATCTATATCGCTTGGAACGTCTTCGAGGATTATGCCCTGAAGGGGAGTCTGGCCCAGAAGGAAACGGTGCTGCATGCGCTGGACCGGCTGCTGGGTACCGGCCGGACCCTGGAGACGAAACTCCCGGCACAGGGGATCGTCACCTTGATGGAGCAGCCCGCAGAGAAGCGGTATGTGGCGCATCTGCTGTATGCCTCTCCGGTCCGCCGTGGCGGCGGGATTGAGGTCATCGAGGATGTGATTCCGCTGTATGACACGGAGGTCACGATCCGGGTGGGGGTCCCGGTGAAGCGGGTATCCCTTGCCCCGCAGCTGGATGAGCTGCCGTTCGATAGTGACCCGGAGGGCGCGGTTCGCTTCCGCGTTCCGAAGATCGATTGTCATCAGATGGTGGTGCTCGAGGTGTGA
- a CDS encoding sensor histidine kinase produces MPVKGSIFSKMIVLIVVLLLPVILLYIYFNHVAESHIRREIEQSTFGRLRFFLSQVETKLEQMSYYSAQIARDPTMSELQASGLDSDAFSKWKSVSSLSEKLRLLSSSSPWENHMNLYFPETKEVISTDGSPFDEALFETPLEPGWVRRKFTMYGTQVPGFVYYLIEPASYRQRPRDATFVIEVGFPERSLVSMLDEFKAGGPGDPFFYRPGTVPIRSRTSDGQTVPIITGALRSLPEQHSWTQEIRTENGSFLVYLVYSERLGMYLADYYPEESLFSSVHNSRTIFYLSIASLLLISLIGSLLFHRHVQTPVRVLVRAVQRLKQGDYSYRIRHRGEAEFEYLFDRYNGMAAELQMLIEHVYEEKLRSREAVLKQLQSQINPHFLYNSLNTIKTMSILGNVEAVESMIVNLGDFYRYTTRTEKRLAAVREEAEFVRSYLSIQQLRMPRLSFDIDIPQEMETLEIPRILLQPIVENAVVHGIENRLGAGTVEIQGELEAGWCRLIVSDNGKGLSGEALASLELRLQTPLTENTGCGLWNVHQRLQLEFGPESGISFSPSPLGGLCVELKWPVSQKDRKELTARVPHSAG; encoded by the coding sequence ATGCCTGTCAAGGGCAGCATTTTCAGCAAAATGATCGTCCTGATCGTCGTCCTTCTCCTTCCCGTCATCCTGCTGTACATCTACTTCAATCACGTGGCGGAGAGCCATATCCGGCGCGAGATCGAACAGTCCACCTTCGGCCGGCTCCGCTTCTTCCTGTCCCAGGTGGAAACGAAGCTGGAGCAGATGAGCTACTATTCCGCCCAGATCGCCCGCGATCCGACGATGAGCGAGCTGCAGGCCTCGGGCCTCGATTCCGATGCGTTCAGCAAGTGGAAAAGCGTCTCCAGCCTCTCCGAGAAGCTCCGGCTGCTCAGCTCCTCAAGCCCCTGGGAGAACCATATGAACCTGTATTTCCCCGAAACGAAGGAGGTCATCTCAACGGACGGGTCCCCCTTCGACGAAGCGCTGTTCGAGACTCCCCTGGAACCGGGATGGGTCCGCCGGAAGTTCACGATGTACGGAACGCAGGTGCCGGGCTTCGTCTACTACCTGATCGAGCCCGCCTCCTACCGCCAGCGGCCGCGCGATGCCACCTTCGTCATTGAGGTGGGCTTCCCCGAACGGAGCCTGGTCTCCATGCTCGATGAGTTCAAGGCCGGCGGTCCCGGCGATCCGTTCTTCTATCGACCGGGAACGGTGCCGATCCGAAGCCGCACCTCCGACGGGCAGACGGTGCCCATCATCACGGGTGCGCTCCGCTCACTGCCGGAGCAGCACTCCTGGACGCAGGAGATCCGCACGGAGAACGGCAGCTTCCTGGTGTACCTTGTCTACTCCGAGAGGCTCGGCATGTATCTGGCCGACTATTATCCCGAAGAGTCCCTGTTCTCCTCCGTTCACAACAGCCGGACGATCTTCTACCTGTCGATCGCTTCGCTTCTGCTCATCTCCCTCATCGGCTCGCTGCTGTTCCACCGCCACGTCCAGACGCCGGTCCGGGTGCTGGTCCGCGCCGTGCAGCGGCTGAAGCAGGGGGACTATTCGTACCGGATCCGGCACCGCGGGGAGGCCGAGTTCGAGTACCTGTTCGACCGGTACAACGGGATGGCCGCCGAGCTCCAAATGCTGATCGAGCATGTGTATGAGGAGAAGCTGCGCTCCCGCGAGGCCGTGCTGAAGCAGCTGCAGTCGCAGATCAATCCCCACTTCCTGTACAACAGCCTCAATACGATCAAGACGATGTCCATCCTCGGCAATGTGGAAGCGGTGGAGAGCATGATTGTGAATCTAGGGGACTTCTACCGCTATACGACACGTACGGAAAAAAGGCTCGCAGCGGTCCGGGAGGAAGCCGAATTCGTCCGCAGCTACCTGTCCATCCAGCAGCTCCGCATGCCGCGCCTGTCATTTGACATAGATATTCCCCAGGAAATGGAGACGCTGGAGATCCCGCGCATCCTGCTGCAGCCGATCGTAGAGAACGCGGTGGTGCACGGCATCGAGAACCGCCTTGGCGCCGGAACCGTGGAGATCCAGGGGGAACTGGAGGCGGGTTGGTGCCGGTTGATCGTATCGGATAACGGAAAAGGACTCTCCGGAGAAGCGCTGGCTTCTCTCGAGCTAAGGCTTCAGACCCCTCTGACGGAGAACACCGGCTGCGGTCTCTGGAACGTGCATCAGCGCCTCCAGCTGGAATTCGGCCCGGAGTCGGGCATATCGTTCTCCCCTTCCCCGCTGGGCGGCCTGTGCGTGGAATTGAAATGGCCGGTAAGCCAAAAAGACCGAAAGGAGCTGACTGCCCGTGTACCACATTCTGCTGGTTGA
- a CDS encoding RCC1 domain-containing protein encodes MGLGSQQHAQLGDGTKTDRYSPIPVKNLDSVIGISAGGAASFAVRSDGTAWAWGSNLFGQLGDGTTYDRLTPVQVQGLHSVVALEAGSSHSLAVKADGSVWAWGWNTYGQLGDGTTDSRSTPVQVQALDSVVAVAAGSGHSLAVKADGSVWAWGANWSGQLGDGTYTESTVPVQVTGLGSVVSVSAGNTFSSALKSDGTVWAWGANDSGQLGSETAASNSPSPVQVTGMASAAAISSGSDYSLALKNDGTVWAWGYNSSGQLGNGTTTSSSAPVQVTRLGSVVSVAAGPLHGLAVQSGGTVWDWGNNTYGQLGDGYFGGGYDRSLPFQVCSTNKCKK; translated from the coding sequence GTGGGCTTGGGGAGCCAACAGCACGCGCAGCTCGGGGACGGAACGAAAACCGACCGTTATTCCCCCATTCCCGTGAAGAACCTCGATTCGGTAATCGGCATCTCGGCCGGCGGAGCCGCCAGTTTCGCGGTCAGAAGTGATGGAACGGCTTGGGCGTGGGGATCGAATCTTTTCGGCCAGCTTGGCGACGGGACCACCTATGATCGCTTGACTCCCGTGCAGGTCCAGGGTCTCCATTCGGTTGTCGCTCTGGAAGCGGGCTCCTCGCACAGCTTGGCGGTCAAAGCCGACGGCAGCGTGTGGGCTTGGGGATGGAATACGTACGGCCAGCTCGGCGACGGAACCACCGATTCTCGCTCCACTCCCGTTCAGGTGCAGGCTCTCGATTCGGTTGTCGCTGTGGCAGCGGGCTCCGGACACAGCCTCGCGGTCAAAGCCGACGGCAGCGTGTGGGCTTGGGGAGCCAACTGGTCGGGGCAGCTCGGGGATGGAACCTACACGGAATCTACCGTTCCCGTACAGGTGACCGGTCTCGGTTCGGTCGTCTCCGTCTCTGCAGGCAATACGTTCAGCTCGGCACTGAAGAGCGACGGAACCGTGTGGGCTTGGGGGGCGAATGACAGCGGACAGCTCGGCAGTGAAACCGCGGCATCTAACAGTCCTTCTCCCGTTCAAGTAACTGGTATGGCATCAGCCGCTGCGATCTCCTCCGGCAGTGACTACAGCTTGGCGCTGAAGAACGATGGAACCGTATGGGCTTGGGGATACAATTCGTCCGGGCAGCTCGGCAATGGAACCACGACAAGCAGCTCCGCTCCCGTTCAGGTAACCCGGCTGGGTTCCGTGGTTTCCGTTGCTGCGGGCCCTCTCCATGGTTTGGCGGTCCAAAGCGGCGGAACCGTATGGGATTGGGGGAATAATACCTACGGCCAGCTCGGCGATGGCTATTTTGGCGGCGGCTATGACCGTTCCCTCCCGTTCCAGGTGTGCTCGACGAACAAATGTAAAAAGTGA
- a CDS encoding response regulator — protein MYHILLVDDEASVVDSLEVSLPWAELNIETVHKAYSAQEALEILNRHPVDIVLTDIRMPEMSGIELSDVIRSRWKGISVVFLTGHADFEYARHAVEIQAADYILKPFRNDSVTAALRSIMERKQQEWQARHSLQSAVYALREHLPLLRSRLLNDLLSGKSFAPELLAHKQATLQLPFKPGEPCGLVIVRIEEDPADAGPDDPTLMEYAVLNIAEEVLHPYFRLWSCRDAQDYLVLLVQPVREEIESGLQREAVPALCQQLLEKLASEVKSSVKNYLKAGLSLLVGPWGMYPGGLAAAYGSALTCFRSRIGRERELLFTYQEPPAECVRPGALQSLYQPPTLSQLLESGRWNEAKGKLEDILAEVERLAGGPLDVHLEAFWSIAASFSYLSHKHGRPVPGLWSASGGLPPGGYPRSVRQLADWSREKLSRLEGEMEREARDSRSELVRKVQRFAQEMLDKDISLQAISEHVGLNPSYLSRIYKLETGESISDTIYKLRMEQAAYYLRSTELKIYEITARLGYQYPPYFIKVFKQHYGVTPQEYRDGREGTV, from the coding sequence GTGTACCACATTCTGCTGGTTGACGATGAGGCGTCCGTCGTCGACAGCTTGGAGGTCTCCCTCCCGTGGGCCGAACTGAACATCGAGACCGTACACAAAGCTTATTCCGCCCAGGAGGCGCTCGAGATTCTGAACCGCCACCCCGTGGACATTGTCCTGACGGATATCCGGATGCCCGAGATGTCCGGGATCGAGCTCTCTGACGTCATCCGTTCGCGGTGGAAAGGGATCAGCGTCGTCTTTTTGACCGGCCATGCGGACTTCGAATACGCACGCCATGCCGTCGAGATTCAGGCGGCGGATTATATCCTGAAGCCGTTCCGCAACGACAGCGTGACGGCGGCTCTGCGGAGCATCATGGAGCGCAAGCAGCAGGAATGGCAGGCGCGCCATTCGCTGCAGAGCGCCGTCTATGCGCTGAGGGAGCATCTCCCGCTGCTGAGGAGCCGGCTGCTGAACGATCTCCTGAGCGGTAAATCGTTCGCGCCGGAGCTCCTGGCGCACAAGCAGGCGACCCTGCAGCTCCCATTCAAGCCGGGCGAGCCGTGCGGCCTGGTAATCGTCCGCATAGAGGAAGATCCCGCGGATGCCGGACCGGACGACCCGACCCTCATGGAATATGCCGTCCTCAACATCGCGGAAGAAGTGCTTCATCCCTACTTCCGGCTCTGGTCCTGCCGGGATGCGCAGGATTACCTTGTTCTCCTCGTCCAGCCGGTGCGGGAGGAGATCGAATCCGGCCTGCAGCGGGAGGCCGTACCGGCCCTGTGCCAGCAGCTCCTGGAGAAGCTTGCCTCCGAGGTGAAGAGCAGCGTCAAGAATTACCTGAAGGCGGGCCTCTCCCTGCTTGTCGGTCCGTGGGGCATGTATCCCGGCGGCCTTGCGGCAGCCTACGGTTCCGCCCTTACCTGCTTCCGCAGCCGGATCGGCCGGGAAAGGGAGCTGCTCTTCACCTACCAGGAGCCTCCCGCAGAGTGCGTCCGGCCCGGAGCCCTGCAGTCGCTCTATCAGCCCCCGACGCTCAGCCAGCTGCTCGAGAGCGGCCGGTGGAACGAGGCGAAGGGCAAGCTGGAGGACATCCTCGCGGAGGTGGAGCGGCTCGCGGGCGGCCCGCTGGATGTACACCTCGAAGCGTTCTGGAGCATCGCCGCCTCCTTCTCCTATCTCAGCCACAAGCACGGCCGCCCGGTGCCGGGTCTCTGGTCCGCCTCGGGCGGTCTTCCGCCGGGCGGGTATCCCCGGTCCGTGCGGCAGCTGGCGGACTGGTCCAGGGAGAAGCTGAGCCGGCTCGAAGGCGAAATGGAGCGGGAAGCCCGGGATTCCCGCAGCGAGCTCGTCCGGAAGGTGCAGCGCTTCGCGCAGGAGATGCTGGACAAAGACATCTCGCTCCAGGCCATCTCGGAGCATGTGGGCCTGAACCCGTCCTACCTCTCGCGCATCTACAAGCTCGAAACCGGCGAGAGCATCAGCGATACGATTTACAAGCTGCGGATGGAGCAGGCCGCCTATTATCTGCGCTCGACCGAGCTCAAGATCTACGAGATCACCGCGAGGCTCGGCTATCAGTATCCCCCTTATTTCATCAAGGTGTTCAAGCAGCATTACGGGGTTACCCCCCAGGAATACAGGGACGGCCGTGAAGGGACGGTGTGA
- a CDS encoding ABC transporter permease, whose product MREADVPVPRPSGAPLKPQPVPRKSKTAVFHLMLLPAVLLTLVFAYLPMAGLIMAFQDYKPWLGFSGSPWVGLDHFRYLFEREDGLQVIWNTLVISGFKIILHLLVPLGFALLLNEVRHMVFRRLVQTLVYMPHFLSWVIFGGLLLDLLSVNGLVNRLLAELLGIGPLPFLSDGDLFRWTVILTDVWKEFGFGAIIFLAALAGVNPALYEAAEIDGAGRFKMTIHITLPAILPIVIVLLTLSLGSVLSANFDQIFNLYNALVYDKGDIIDTFVYRVGLIDGQFSFAAAVGMFKSVVSLILIASAYWAAYRFAGYRVF is encoded by the coding sequence GTGAGAGAGGCAGACGTTCCCGTTCCAAGACCGAGCGGAGCACCTTTGAAGCCCCAGCCCGTGCCAAGAAAAAGCAAAACCGCCGTGTTCCATCTGATGCTGCTGCCCGCCGTCCTGCTGACCCTCGTCTTCGCCTATCTTCCGATGGCGGGGCTCATCATGGCGTTCCAGGATTACAAGCCCTGGCTCGGATTCTCGGGCTCGCCCTGGGTGGGCCTGGACCACTTCCGCTACCTGTTCGAGAGGGAGGACGGCCTGCAGGTCATCTGGAATACGCTCGTCATCTCGGGGTTCAAAATCATCCTCCACCTGCTGGTCCCGCTCGGGTTCGCGCTGCTGCTGAATGAAGTGCGGCACATGGTCTTCCGGCGGCTGGTGCAGACGCTGGTCTATATGCCGCACTTCCTCTCCTGGGTCATCTTCGGCGGGCTGCTGCTCGACCTGCTGTCCGTGAACGGTCTGGTGAACCGGCTCCTCGCGGAGTTGCTCGGGATCGGCCCGCTTCCGTTCCTGAGCGACGGGGACCTGTTCCGCTGGACCGTGATTCTCACCGATGTGTGGAAGGAGTTCGGCTTCGGCGCGATCATCTTCCTGGCGGCGCTGGCCGGGGTGAACCCGGCGCTGTACGAAGCCGCCGAGATCGACGGGGCCGGTCGTTTCAAGATGACGATTCACATCACGCTGCCGGCGATTCTGCCCATCGTGATCGTGCTGCTGACGCTGTCGCTCGGCAGCGTGCTCAGCGCGAATTTTGACCAGATCTTCAACCTCTACAATGCGCTCGTGTATGACAAAGGGGACATCATCGACACGTTCGTCTACCGGGTGGGCCTGATCGACGGACAGTTCAGCTTCGCGGCGGCGGTCGGGATGTTCAAATCCGTGGTCAGCCTGATCCTGATCGCCTCCGCGTACTGGGCGGCTTACCGGTTCGCAGGCTACCGGGTGTTCTAG
- a CDS encoding extracellular solute-binding protein — MGSPNQPRAGKAALAVLLTAGLLTACSGTGEPGSGGDTAPASVLKGGRFDPPVTMTSWGCYSATYKYKENQSFEQNVGLDWVKEKLGIQIQYLWTTPWENDACLTKMRLSLSGNEPLPDVVYVSVDAKGRSILADLIETGQFMDIGEVFEKHASPAYKEILKAHPELWAFAARDGKRYGIPHTADPYVNSPVLYLREDWLKTLNLKTPGTIDELEAVMDAFVNKDPDGNGKKDTYGLALGVKNNWLEGFASTGWIFGAYGTVPTYWLKGADGSLQYGSVQPGAKEALAKLRSWYEKGYLDPEFAMKDPAKASELVTAGRTGVIDGPYWLPIWPLPDLKKNVPGSSMLPVMLPAGPGGKPGFNGGDSLLGVYLINKKYKTPEALQVYLNKMLQAGGKEKGSDVENGFIEGYDYKMENGAPVAVPDQRVDQILLGNGTPMIPERNVNSLAHLASGAAPRDGFDQGNVAYKDAHVPGSIMQKQLSFGIQNEFKGASTPTMSTKMEALRKMENEVFTKIIYGKEPLTAFDDFVAKWKSSGGDQITKEVNDWYQAAGSK, encoded by the coding sequence GTGGGAAGCCCAAACCAACCGCGGGCAGGCAAAGCGGCGCTGGCCGTCCTGCTGACGGCAGGCCTCCTGACGGCATGCTCAGGGACGGGGGAGCCCGGGAGCGGCGGAGACACCGCGCCCGCTTCCGTGCTGAAGGGCGGCAGGTTCGATCCGCCGGTCACCATGACCTCGTGGGGATGCTACAGCGCAACCTACAAATACAAGGAGAACCAATCCTTTGAGCAGAATGTCGGCCTCGATTGGGTCAAGGAGAAGCTCGGCATCCAGATTCAGTACCTGTGGACCACGCCGTGGGAGAACGACGCCTGCCTGACCAAGATGCGCCTCTCCCTCTCCGGGAACGAGCCCCTGCCCGATGTGGTCTATGTCAGCGTGGACGCCAAGGGACGCTCCATCCTCGCCGATCTGATCGAGACCGGCCAGTTCATGGATATCGGCGAAGTCTTCGAGAAGCATGCTTCTCCAGCCTACAAGGAGATTCTGAAAGCGCATCCGGAGCTGTGGGCCTTCGCGGCCCGAGACGGCAAACGGTATGGCATCCCGCACACCGCCGACCCGTACGTCAACTCCCCCGTGCTCTACCTCCGGGAGGACTGGCTGAAGACGCTGAACCTGAAGACGCCCGGCACAATCGATGAGCTGGAGGCGGTCATGGATGCTTTCGTGAACAAGGACCCGGACGGGAACGGCAAAAAGGATACGTACGGGCTGGCGCTCGGCGTGAAGAACAACTGGCTGGAGGGATTCGCGAGCACGGGGTGGATCTTCGGCGCCTACGGCACCGTCCCGACCTATTGGCTGAAGGGCGCGGACGGCAGCCTGCAGTATGGCTCGGTGCAGCCGGGAGCAAAGGAGGCGCTCGCGAAGCTACGCTCCTGGTATGAGAAAGGCTATCTCGATCCGGAGTTCGCCATGAAGGATCCCGCGAAGGCCTCCGAGCTCGTGACCGCCGGCCGAACAGGCGTCATCGACGGCCCATACTGGCTGCCGATCTGGCCGCTCCCGGACCTGAAGAAGAACGTGCCGGGCTCCAGCATGCTTCCGGTCATGCTGCCTGCCGGTCCGGGCGGCAAGCCGGGCTTCAACGGAGGCGATTCCCTGCTCGGCGTCTACCTGATCAACAAGAAGTACAAGACGCCGGAAGCGCTCCAGGTGTATCTCAACAAGATGCTCCAGGCCGGCGGCAAGGAGAAAGGGTCGGATGTCGAGAACGGATTCATCGAAGGCTATGATTACAAGATGGAGAACGGCGCGCCGGTGGCCGTGCCCGACCAGCGGGTCGACCAGATCCTGCTCGGCAACGGCACGCCGATGATCCCGGAGAGGAACGTGAACTCCCTCGCCCACCTTGCCTCCGGGGCCGCTCCGAGGGACGGCTTCGACCAGGGGAACGTGGCTTACAAGGATGCCCATGTGCCGGGTTCGATCATGCAGAAGCAGCTCTCGTTCGGGATCCAGAATGAGTTCAAGGGGGCCTCGACACCGACCATGAGCACGAAGATGGAAGCCCTCCGCAAGATGGAGAACGAAGTGTTCACCAAGATCATCTACGGCAAGGAGCCTTTGACGGCCTTCGATGACTTCGTGGCGAAGTGGAAATCCTCCGGAGGCGACCAGATCACGAAGGAAGTCAACGATTGGTACCAGGCGGCCGGCAGCAAATAA
- a CDS encoding RCC1 domain-containing protein — protein MAVAADRSKTPVEAAAGGTGHSLFLQKDGTVWAWGANSTRSSGTERKPTVIPPFP, from the coding sequence ATGGCGGTGGCGGCAGACCGTTCCAAGACTCCTGTGGAGGCTGCTGCCGGGGGCACTGGTCATTCTCTCTTTCTCCAAAAGGATGGAACCGTGTGGGCTTGGGGAGCCAACAGCACGCGCAGCTCGGGGACGGAACGAAAACCGACCGTTATTCCCCCATTCCCGTGA
- a CDS encoding carbohydrate ABC transporter permease, with product MYYKSPSYRAAYVLILAFLGLLALICLLPAVHLLAVSLSGKAPAAANLVTLWPMDFTWASYQKTLSNENFLRSLWNTAERVLLGVGLGMMLTVVTAYPLSKDDRIFPQRSRYIWFFVVTMLFSGGLVPTYILIRMLHLTDTVWALLLPALVNVWNILLLLNFFRTLPKELEEAALMDGAGHWRTLFSVYLPVSLPAIVTLSLFTMVTHWNSWFDGMIYMKQANWPLATLLQSIIVQVDFTKLAANPAELSELSDRSLKASQIFIGALPVLVLYPFLQRYFVKGVVIGAVKE from the coding sequence GTGTACTACAAATCCCCATCTTACCGGGCGGCCTATGTGCTGATCCTGGCATTCCTCGGGCTGCTCGCGCTGATCTGCCTGCTTCCCGCCGTCCACCTGCTGGCCGTGTCGCTGAGCGGCAAAGCCCCGGCTGCGGCCAATCTCGTCACTCTCTGGCCGATGGACTTCACATGGGCCTCCTACCAGAAGACGCTCAGCAATGAGAACTTTCTCCGCTCCCTGTGGAATACGGCCGAGCGGGTTCTCCTTGGCGTCGGACTCGGGATGATGCTGACTGTCGTAACCGCGTACCCGCTCTCGAAGGATGACCGGATCTTTCCCCAGCGGAGCCGGTATATCTGGTTCTTCGTGGTGACGATGCTGTTCAGCGGAGGCCTCGTTCCGACCTATATCCTGATCCGCATGCTGCATCTCACGGATACGGTCTGGGCGCTGCTGCTTCCTGCCCTGGTCAACGTGTGGAACATTCTGCTCCTGCTGAACTTCTTCCGCACCCTCCCGAAGGAGCTCGAAGAGGCCGCGCTCATGGACGGGGCAGGGCATTGGAGAACCCTGTTCTCCGTGTATCTGCCGGTGTCGCTGCCCGCGATCGTGACGCTGTCTCTCTTCACGATGGTGACCCACTGGAACTCGTGGTTCGACGGGATGATCTACATGAAGCAGGCCAACTGGCCGCTGGCCACCCTGCTGCAGTCGATCATCGTGCAGGTCGACTTCACCAAGCTGGCCGCGAATCCGGCGGAGCTGTCCGAGCTGTCGGACCGTTCGCTGAAGGCATCGCAGATCTTTATCGGCGCGCTGCCGGTGCTCGTACTGTATCCGTTCCTGCAGCGGTACTTCGTCAAGGGCGTCGTGATTGGCGCCGTGAAGGAGTAG